From the genome of Corallococcus macrosporus DSM 14697:
CTCGCGCTGGGAGAGCGCGCGCAGCTTGAGGACAATCTGGTTCACCGTGCCGAAGTCGTCCTGGAGGAGGAGCATGTCCAGGAGCTGCACGAAGATTTCTTCCAGCAGCGACGCGTCATCCACGCCGCCTTCCACCACCTGGAACACGGCGCTCACCAGCTTGGGGAACAGCCGGGCGTTCTCCTCCTCGGAGACCTCGCGCTGGAGCTTCGCCTTCAGCTCGTCCGAGGCGTGCCGCCCGCCCACCACGAGGCCGCGGATCTGCTCCACGCCGTCCAGCCTGGCGTCCAGGTCCTCCGCGGACACGCGCGCGAAGCGCAGGTAGTCCTCCGAGTTCGTCTGCAGGCGCGAGTAGAGGTAGCCGACCACCTTGTCGACCTCCACCTGCACCTCCTCCTCGGAGGCGTTCTCCATGGAGAAGCCCTCCACCACCACGTACTCGACGTGCTCCATGCTCGCGCGCCAGAGCTGCGCCAGCACGTCCTCCGCGCCGCGCTCCGGCTCCGACAGGGCGATGAGCGTGAAGGTGGTGAGCTCCTCCACCGTGAGCCCCGGCCGGAAGATGAGCTGACGGATGCCGTCGCGGAAGAACTTGTAGGGCAGCGGCGTGTCTTCGGAGAACAGCGACTCGCCGAGGAGCAGGAAGTTCTGCTGCTCCACCTTCATGGACAGCGGACCGAACTTGTCGGTGTAGGCGGAGATCGACTCGAGCGCCTTCCCCAGGAACTCCGGGAAGCGCGACTCGTTGTGACGATACATGCCAATCTGCTTGATGCCCTTGAGCAGGTGGAAGGCGAACGTCTTCGCCAACTCGACCTTCTCGCGAGCCTCGGGCGAAAGCTGCGGCTCCGCGTTGGATTCCTGGATGGCTTTAGGGGGGTGGGCCATGCTGTCACTCAAGCCTAACCCGATTTTGGACGGCCACCCAGGAGACGGCCCGTGGAAGTCTCATGGCTTGGGTGTCGTCCCCGTGACGGGGCATGAGAATGACGGGGATTTCCGGTTGTCTTGCCACATGCGTCATCCGCCGGAGCCGCGCGACGTCGCTGGCGCGGTGGGCGGCGTGTGGCTTGCTGCTCTCGCAGGCGGGGTGTTTCCGGATGAGCCTCCGCTCGGGGGCGCCGCGTGGAGGCGCTCCGGAGGAGCAGACGGGGTTCAGCCTCGTGGGCGGGCTGACGACGTCGAACGTGGTGACGCCGGAGTGCCGCCACGGCTTCTCGCGCGTGGATGTGTATTGGCCGTGGTGGGGCCCCTTCGTCTTCGCGGTGAGCTTCGGCGTCGTCGCCCCGCTGCGCACGGAGTACGTGTGCGCCGAGGCGACGGGGGCCGCGCCGCCCGAGCACGTGCCGGACTCCCACCCACCGCTCTGAGGGGAGCTCCCCGGGGGGGGGGCCAGCCTCCTGGACGGGGTTTCAGGGGGCGGGCCGTACCCGCCCGGAAATGAACGAGGCGGCGAGGCCTGGGCCTCGCCGCCTTGGGGGCTCAGCGGTGTTTCACCGGGCGGCCCGAAGCGAGCCGCCCGGGTCCAGGCTCACGCCTCCTTCCGCGGCGGCGGAGACATGGCGGCGCTCTGGCCCTTGAGGGCGGAGCGCAGCAGGAACAGCGTCAGGCCGGCGAAGAAGAGCAGGCCCCAGAGGTTGGACCACAGCGGGTGGGCGTGCTCGCTCTCGCCCACGGCGTTGAGGAAGGCGCCCAGGCCGCCCTGGTTGCCCAGCAGGGCGGGCAGGTTCAGCGCGCGCGTGCCTGCTCCGTCGGTGGCGATTTCGAGGAACGCGATGAGCACGCCCGCGATGGAGCCGCCGG
Proteins encoded in this window:
- a CDS encoding HEAT repeat domain-containing protein, whose product is MAHPPKAIQESNAEPQLSPEAREKVELAKTFAFHLLKGIKQIGMYRHNESRFPEFLGKALESISAYTDKFGPLSMKVEQQNFLLLGESLFSEDTPLPYKFFRDGIRQLIFRPGLTVEELTTFTLIALSEPERGAEDVLAQLWRASMEHVEYVVVEGFSMENASEEEVQVEVDKVVGYLYSRLQTNSEDYLRFARVSAEDLDARLDGVEQIRGLVVGGRHASDELKAKLQREVSEEENARLFPKLVSAVFQVVEGGVDDASLLEEIFVQLLDMLLLQDDFGTVNQIVLKLRALSQREGNEDLAKMLENFLHKMGEEQRLMRVGESLKSTRPKNPADVSRYLQVLGRDSIIPLLSVLETIEVADNRTLLCDALAGFARELPEPFVSRLMSERPQTVRDMVHILEKSNHPDRVKMFGQVLKSPNLVVKLEVLNIIGRGRTGDARRIIVDALADPISQVRMLAAKLLPEFDRDKGYVDLMRLVREPGFEKKTPDERAAVYAAIGSTGTPGALSMMQQMLAVKPSLLNKKRVLEDKLLAIHGLGGACSIQGYKMLQAVVEDKSQPLEVLTSARKAMYQTKKALFGDSALAEEA